In Dioscorea cayenensis subsp. rotundata cultivar TDr96_F1 chromosome 13, TDr96_F1_v2_PseudoChromosome.rev07_lg8_w22 25.fasta, whole genome shotgun sequence, the sequence CACGTCCGAGAGGAGGAGGTGTCACTGTTGGTGTAATGTTTGTTTGTTATCTATCTTTTGACCTGGTTTGACTAGGTGTTTAGTGAGTGGGCCCCACTGCTTTGTTTCATTGCCTTAATTTCCCGGATCTTGCCTCGATGGTGGattattggtttttttcccTGCTTTTTGATTAGTGGAGgctttttaattgagtttatgGGTTGCTTTTTATAGGTTTTAGCTGCGCAACCAATCTTCTTGCTCTCCAAACTCTCTTATCCTTGAAACAACTCAACCTTGGCTGAATTTTGGtgtcatttttctttctctttatgcttggtttttTTGAGTGGAGTTTGTCACCAACAAGCTTTAGAGgtgtttgttattttctttagaaTTCGAGAAGTTtttagcatgtttttcatgtcatTGAGTGTTTTTTTGGTCATTTTGAATAATTATGAGTAGCatgatttttgtaattttaagtttaaattctATGTGTGCATGTTGCAACATAGAGAGGTTTGGAATCATgcaaatctttatttttgttaagattttatttatctctCTTGATTTCGCAAGCTTGTATCTACCAAGGGATgcctataatttaattataatatttgagtATGCATCTTGTAAGTCTAGTCATGTAAATTAGCattcatgttttgaattatttgaatatagGTTTCCATGTTTGTAAGCTTGACATTGTGAGTATGCAGACCATGTTAAGTtagttgattatttttataaaattaaacatatgGTCATGCATGTTGGTTTGTCAAGATGTTTCCTTAGTGAAAATCGGCATGatgcatttgtttttcttattaattaatttggtgaGATGAGCATGCAACTAGAGTGTGTTCTTTTGATACATGTAAACATGATGTCTCGCAAGCATGTCTCTTGAACattgtcctttttaattaagttcttaATCCCTGTTGATCATGAGATCTTAagttttagtttgattttttaattgatgtcttatatatatgtgtgtgtgtagttcgaggttttagaaattctttttcGTTGAGAATTCATCCATTTCTTGGCTTTTCATGCTaatgtttagtttattttagttttactttaaaaataagaagtttatttataaatgctTGTGAGTGCATGTTagaaatatagatttatataatatgaaacatgtgttaatgatgattattagttttgaaaaattttgatgtGTCAGGTGCTTATTTCATAGCCTTCTcggagtatatgtatatgtatagttgatttttttgttggCTTAACTCCTTAGTTCTCCCGTAAAACTTTTAGTTGCTAGTATGTGCATGATTGTTACGTTGTCTTGCTAGCTTTGAactcttttatttgttgaattagcTTGAACTATAGTTGTAACTTAGGCCCGGCCCAAGATTTGTAACCTAAATTAGATTATTCTGTCTGGGTAGATCCATACCGGGCTGTAGTTcgcgggacttggtgaacccaactctgtagctcggagccaggtaggctctcgcactgtataattccgtatttctggcaataattaatatttaattattgcattgtttgataattttatttatttgcgtggtatttatgtttatttatttattttcttatttgcattatttattcagtAATTCCTCTGTCTGTATTCCGTATTTTCTCGCgggtttttagtacatctccatttcggctcgcccagctagggaggagtaagtccctagccatgtgcacatgttttctgtagtagcgctacctcCCGATCATGCGGTCGAAGATCCTGCCACTACTGTTGATATTCTGCTTACGTTCGCTCGCTCGACTTCATAGTCGAAGATCCACCTCGTCTTTGTTGATTTGCTATTAGCCGGGAGATGTATTTCtgcgtgtttttcgtgtttttggATTATTCCAGATTCTCGTGATTTTTCTCGTGATTCTCGTATGAAGCATGAGCTATTATTCGCAATATCTCGCTATACATTGTTTATCTCGCGATCCTagtgggcccttgtggctcatgcactcGTGTATTCTGCTtttcgcaggagaagatcaagtttaggtcTGGGGTGTCGAGAGTCGTATTGATCCAAGTTATCGATATCTTGTTATTACCCGCTTGTGAGTGTAAGACTTGTATTCtgattgtatttgtaatttgcgAGCTGTTgggttgtatttgtattctgtaGGGCTGCTAAAGTCCGTACTTGTAGTATTTCAGTTTCCAGTATCCtatttgtgcatttgtgttttattagtatctgcttgttagggttgactctgaccagtTTTTTTTTAGCTGAGGCCTTGCATCCAGTGGGGCCCAGTcccattggatgcggccgatctgtccGTGGGCCCGGCTGTGGGGCTGGGACGTGACAGATtgaagtggtatcagagacttTGTTAGATGTCACCCTACTGATTTAAATTCTGTTAATCTTTGAGTGTTCTTTCTGAGAGTGGGTCTGGGTAGTGTAACCTGTTCTAAAGCGTCGTCTGTCTTTTAAACTGCGGGAGTATGCATAGGGGTAGAGGGCGACCTCGCAGAGGGCCTGCAAGCCCACCCCCGGAACCCATGCAGGAAGAACAAAAGGCTCCTTATCAGTCAGATGAGGAAGTGCAGCAAGAGGGGGAACCAGACCCTGTTTCCATGACCGGCATCATGAGGGAGGTGATGTTGTTGTTGCGTGCTCAGCGTCAGCAGCATATTTCAGGAGGTGGCCGAGACTTACCGGCCGAGTTTGAACGACAGGCACCACCACAGTTCTCAGGGGCTACTGATCCGACAGTAGCTGACTATTGGATTAGCCAGATGGAGAGGACCTTCCGATCTATACAATGCCCAGACAGGGACAAGGTCAGGTTGGCCACTATCATGTTACGGGACAGTGCAGCTCGGTGGTATGAGAACGAACTGCGCCTCAAAGGGGAGAGTTCTTTCAGGACTTGGAAGCAATTCAAGGAAGCTTTCAACACCAAGTATTTTCCGATGAGCCAACGAGCACAGATGGAAAGGCAGTTCCTGAATCTGAAACAGGGATCCTTGAGTGTCGGAGATTATGAGTCTGAGTTCGACAGGCTATCGCAGTTTGCTTCGACCTTAGTGTCAGATGAGAGCACCAGATCTAGGCGCTTCATAGATGGCTTGAGGGCCCACATCAGGCGGGCCATCGCACCATTCCTGGACAAGACGTACACTGAGATTGTCGATATTGCTAAGAACCTGGAGATCATCTGGCAGGAGACGCAGGATCAGGCGAGACATGAGCACCCGCGGCACCACCATAACCCTCGGAAGAGTCAGTCTTCCGGGAGTAGCTCAGGGAATACTAGAGAGAAATGCCGGTCACAGCCGTACAGCAGACCCCCAAGCTCATCATCAGGTTCTGGAGGCAGAGGATCTTCCGGCAGTGTGGCTCAGGATGTTCAGTGTCCTACATGTGGAGGACGTCACACCCGTGCGAGTGTCGGCAGCCGTGGCGACATGTTATCGGTGTGGCAGTAGGGACCACTTTATTGCTCAGTGTCCGCAGAGTCCACCTTGGCCCCAGGGAGGTGACAGGACTCGTAGTGCACTGCCGAGCGACCCGGATCGTCCGACGGGTCACGACACCGAGGCGCTCGAGCCGATCCCAGAGCAGTACCTCGAGGGGTAGGAAGGGAAGGCGCCTATGCAGACCCGACCTTCTTCCTTTTCCCGACCAGCCGGCCGTGGTACACCAGTTACTCAGGGGCGAGTATTTGCTTTGACACGGGAGGACGCTGAGGCATCCCACGACGTTGTTGCAGGTATTATTTCAGTGCATTCCTGCTATGCTTGTGCATTGTTTGATCCCCAGTGCTACACATTCGTTTGTGTCATCTTCGTTTGCTCGCAAGAATTCTCTGTGTGTTGTGGATTTGTTGCATGATCTGTGTGTTGCCACTCCAGTTGGCGTGGTGAGAACCGTTAATCGGTTAGCACCGACTGCTACGTTGTCATTGAAGAGGCGAACTTTTCACTGATTTTCATCTTATGGAGTCACGAGACTAGGATGTCATTCAAAGATGAACAAGTGGAGCTTGAGAAGAATCTGTCTTATATGGAGCAACCAGTCGAGTTTCGGCCTACAAAAGAGCAACAACGAGGGAAACCCGAGTGATTCCATTGATCCAGTCGGATGGAGTAACCACTCGAAGGATGAAGCTACTTAGGAGCGAGAGGCCGACTTGAGAGATCATCATCCCGAGTTGTTCCTGACTCTTGAtgcgagtttagaggactaaactcttttcaAGGGGGGGAgattgtaatgtttgtttttatctatcttttgatttggtttgaCTAGGTGTTTAGTGAGTGGGCCCCACTGTTTGTTTCATTGCCTTAATTTCCGGATCTTGCCTGATGGTGGATTATTGGTTTTTCCTGTTTTTGATTAGTGGaggcttttaattgagtttatgGGTTGCTTTTATAGGTTTAGCTGTGCAACCAATCTTCTTGCTCTCCAAACTCTCTTATCCTTGAAACAACTCAACCTTGGCCGaattttggtgtcattttcttttctctttatgcttggtttttGAGTGGAGCTTGTCACCAACAAGCTTAGAGGTAagcttgttattttctttagaattctgagaagtttttttttagcatgtttttcatgtcatTGAGTGTTTTTGGTCATTTTGAATAATTATGAGTAGCAtgctttttgtaatttttaaagcTTTAAATTCTATGTGTGCATGTTGCAACATAGAGAGGTTTGGAATCTGAGCCTtatttttgttaagattttatttatctctCTTGATTTACTAGCTTGTATCTACCAAGGGATgcctataatttaattataatatttgagtATGCATCTTGTAAGTCTAGTCATGTAAATTAGCattcatgttttgaattatttgaatatagGTTTCCATGTTTGTAAAGCTTGACATTGTGAGTATGCGACCATGTTAAGTtagttgattatttttataaaattaaacatatgGTCATGCATGTTGGTTTGTCGAGCATGTTTCCTTAGTGAAAAATCGGCATGatgcatttgtttttcttattaattaatttggtgaGATGAGCATGCAACTAGAGTGTGTTCTTTTTGATACATGTAAACATGATGTCTGCAAGCATGTCTCTTGAACATTGTCCTTTTAATTAAGTTCTTAATCCTGTTGATCATGAGATCTTAagttttagtttgattttttaattgatgtcttatatatatgtgtgtgtgtagttcaggttttagaaattctttttcGTTGAGAATTCATCCATTTCTTGGCTTTTCATGCTaatgtttagtttattttagttttactttaaaataagaagtttatttataaatgctTGTGAGTGCATGTTagaaatatagatttatataatatgaaacatgtgttaatgatgattattagttttgaaaaatttttgatgTGCTTTGGTGCTTATTTCATAGCCTTCAcggagtatatgtatatgtatagttGATTTTTGTTGGCTTAACTCCTTAGTTCTCCTGTAAACTTTTAGTTGCTAGTATGTGCATGATTGTTACATTGTCTTGCTAGCTTTGaactctttttatttgttgaattagcTTGAACTATAGTTGTAACTTAGGCTCGGCCCAAGATTTGTAACCTAAATTAGATTATTACATGCGGGTAGATCCATACAGGTGTCTGTAGTTCAgcgggacttggtgaacccaacTCCGTAGCTCGGAGCCGGGTAGGCTCTGTGCCGTATAATTCCGTATTTCggcaataattaatatttaattattgcattgttttgataattttatttatttgcgtggtatttatgtttatttatttatttttcttatttgcattatttattgATGAATTCCTACATGTCGTATTCAGTATTTTACgcggtttttagtacatctccattttaCGGCTCGCCCTGACTagggaggagtaagtcctagccatgtgcacatgtttttacGTAGTGGCGCTACCCCATCTGTGAGTCGAAGATCCAGCTACGGTGTTGATATTACGTTACGTTACGATTGCATTTCCGACTTCATGAGTGAAGATCCGACCTCGTCTttgttgatttcattattaGCGAGGAGATGTATTTACGCGTGTTTTTTTCGTGTTTTTGGATTATTCCGATGATTCTGCGTATTTTTACGTATTACGTATGAAGCATGAGCTATTATTACGCAATATCGCTATACATTGTTTAtctgcgatcctactgggcccttgtggctcatgcactgTGTATTCTATTTTCGcgaggagaagatcaagtttagagTGCAGGGGTGTCAGAGAGTCGTATTGTCTGCGTTATCAGTATCTTGTTATTACCCGCTTGTGAGTGTAAGACTTGTATTCtgattgtatttgtaatttgtgagCTGTTgggttgtatttgtattctgtaGGGCTGCTAAAGTCCGTACTTGTAGTATTTCAGTTTCCAGTATCCtatttgtgcatttgtgttttattagtatctgcttgttagggttgactcgaCCCGGTTTTTAGTCGAGGGCCTTGCATCCGGTGGGGCCCAGTCCCATTGGATCTGGCCGATCTGTCCGTGGGCCCGGCTGTGGGGCTGGGGACGTGACAGATtgaagtggtatcagagacttTGTTAGATGTCACCCTACTGATTTAAATTCTGTTAATCTTTGAGTGTTCTTTTACGAGAGTGGAGTCGGGTAGTGTAACTTTGTTCTAAAAGCGTCGATCACGTCTTTTAAAGCTGCGGGAGTATGCATAGGGGTAGAGGCGACCTCGCGGAGAGCACTGCAAGCCCACCCCGGGAACCCATGCGAGGGAAGAACAAAAAGGCTCCCTTATCGGTCGAGATGAGGAAGTGCGAGCAAGAGGGGAACCGGACCACATTTCCATGACGGCATCATGAGGGGAGGTGATGTTGTTGTTGCGTGCTCGACGCCGACATACTCGAGAGGTGGCGAGACTTACTGGCGCGAGTTTGAGCAGCGAGGCACCATCACGGTTCTCGGGGGCTCTCGATCCGACGAGTGGCGACTATTGGATTAGCCGGATGGAGAGGACCTTCCGATCTATACAATGCCCGAGACGAGGGGACAAGGTTAGGTTGGCCACTATCATGTTACGGGGCGATGCGGCTCGGTGGTATGAGACGAGCTGCGCCTCAAAGGGAGAGTTCTTTCGAGGACTTGGAAGCAATTCAAGGAAGCTTTCAACACCAAGTATTTTCCGATGAGCCAGCGAGCACGGATGGAAAGGCGGTTCTGAATGCGAAGCGAGGGATCCTTGAGTGTCGGAGATTATGAGTGCGAGTTCGACGAGTTATCGCGGTTTGCCCGACCTTAGTGTCGAGATGAGAGCACGGATCTAGGCGCTTCATAGATGGCTTGAGGGCCCACATCGGCGAGGCCATCGCACCATTCTTGGACAAGGCGATATCACGAGATTGTCGATATTGCTAAGAACACGGAGATCATCCGGCGAGAGACGCGAGGATCGGGCGAGACATGAGCACCCGCGGCACCACCATAACCCTCGGAAGAGTCGGGTCTTCGGGGAGTAGCTCGAGGGAATACTAGAGGAAAGTACAGGTCCGCCAGTCATGGCCGAGACCCCCAAGCTCATCATCGAGTTACGGAGGCGAGAGGATCTTCCGGCAGTGTGGCTCAGGATGTTCAGTGTCCTACATGTGGAGGACGTCACACCCAGGCAGAGTGTCGGCGCGCAGCTGGCGCATGTTATCGGTGTGGCAGTAGGGACCACTTTATTGCTCGGTGTCGCAGAGTCCACCTTGGCCCCGAGGAGGTGACGGGGACTCGTAGTGCACTGTCGAGCGGCCCAGATCGTCCGAGCGGGTCACGACACACAGGCGCTCCAGGCCGATCCCAGCCGAGTACCTCGAGGGGTAGGAAGGGGAAGGCGCCTATGACAGACCAGCCTTCTTCCTTTTCCCGACCAGCCGACCGTGGTACACGATTACTCGAGGCAGTATTTGCTTTGACACGGGAGGGACGCCCGAGGCATCCCGAAGCAGCGTTGTTGCGGTATTATTTCGATGCATTCCCCGCTATGCTTGTGCGTTGTTTGATCACAGTGCTACACATTCGTTTGTGTCATCTTCGTTTGCTCGTAAAGAATTCTACGTGTGTTGTGGATTTGTTGCATGATACGTGTGTTGCCACTCCGGTTTGGCGTGGTGAGAACCGTTAATCGGTTAGCACCAGCCTGTTCTGTTGTCATTGAAGGGCGCGAACTTTTCGCTGATTTTCATCTTATGGAGCTGCGAGACTAGGATGTCATTCAGCATGAACAAGTGGAGCTTCAGAAGAATCTGTCTTATATGGAGCAACCAGCGGAGTTTCTGGCCTACAAAGAGCAACAACGAGGGAACCGAGTGATTCCATTGATCCAGGTCAGATGGAGTAACCACTCGAAGGATGAAGCTACTTAGGAGCGAGAGGCCGACTTGAGAGATCATCATCCCGAGTTGTTCCTGACTCTTGAtgcgagtttagaggactaaactctttttcAAGGGGAgattgtaatgtttgttttatcTATCTTTTGGTTGGTTTGACTAGGTGTTTAGTGAGTGGGCCCCACTGTTTGTTTCATTGCCTTAATTTCCGGATCTTGCCTGATGGTGGATTAttggtttttccttttttgattAGTGGaggcttttaattgagtttatgGGTTGCTTTTATAGGTTTAGCTGTGCAACCAATCTTCTTGCTCTCCAAACTCTCTTATCCTTGAAACAACTCAACCTTGGCCGaattttggtgtcattttcttttctctttatgcttggtttttGAGTGGAGCTTGTCACCAACAAGCTTAGAGGTAagcttgttattttctttagaattctgagaagtttttttttagcatgtttttcatgtcatTGAGTGTTTTTGGTCATTTTGAATAATTATGAGTAGCATGCTTTTGTAATTTTAAGCTTAAATTCTATGTGTGCATGTTGCAACATAGAGAGGTTTGGAATCTGCAGCCTTattttgttaagattttatttatctctCTTGATTTCGCAAGCTTGTATCTACCAAGGGATgcctataatttaattataatatttgagtATGCATCTTGTAAGTCTAGTCATGTAAATTAGCattcatgttttgaattatttgaatatagGTTTCCATGTTTGTAAGCTTGACATTGTGAGT encodes:
- the LOC120274924 gene encoding uncharacterized protein LOC120274924; its protein translation is MHRGRGRPRRGPASPPPEPMQEEQKAPYQSDEEVQQEGEPDPVSMTGIMREVMLLLRAQRQQHISGGGRDLPAEFERQAPPQFSGATDPTVADYWISQMERTFRSIQCPDRDKVRLATIMLRDSAARWYENELRLKGESSFRTWKQFKEAFNTKYFPMSQRAQMERQFLNLKQGSLSVGDYESEFDRLSQFASTLVSDESTRSRRFIDGLRAHIRRAIAPFLDKTYTEIVDIAKNLEIIWQETQDQARHEHPRHHHNPRKSQSSGSSSGNTREKCRSQPYSRPPSSSSGSGGRGSSGSVAQDVQCPTCGGRHTRASVGSRGDMLSVWQ